From Tursiops truncatus isolate mTurTru1 chromosome 13, mTurTru1.mat.Y, whole genome shotgun sequence:
ACCAGAGGGCTCCTACTCGCtttggccagggctggggggttGTCGGAGCTGGATGACACCTCGTCCTCGTTGGCGTAGCTCGTGCTCACCTCGTCCGAGGCGAACTCGCCCGCGTGCGGGGAACTACCGTCCGACTTTGCCCCACCGTCCAGGGACGCCATGAGGTCCGGCTGGTCCCCCAGGAGCAACTCGGCCCCCTTCCCCCACGAAGGCGACGTGAGCGCCTTCTCATGAGGCGTAGGCGCCCCGCGCGCCTCGCCTGTGGAGCTTCCCCCGACGGCTGCGCCTGGCGCCTGCTGTTGCCCTGGGCTCACTCCAGGCGCGCCCCCGCTGTCCGGCGCTGCCGAGTACTTGTCGAAGAAGGTCCCGGGGCTCACGTGACCACTGTCCCTTTTTCTGCGACCCCGTCCCCGGCCGCCGCCCCCGGGAACCGGCTTGCCGTCGTTCCCCGACGTTGATTCCAGGGTGTAGTTGGGGGAGAGGCTGGTGCCATCTCCCTGGGCGGGCGGATTGGGCGGCCCAGAGGCTTTGGAGCCGCTGCTACTGGTCCCCGACTGGCCTCCGGGCCCTGCGGCCCCAGGAGCAGTCCCTCCTGGGAAGTAATCCGAGCCCGGGTTGCTGGCCATGGCCGCGCCGTCGGTCTCGTTCTGGCTCAGTTTCCTCTTGCCCTCGGGCGGGTTCTTCTTGTTGAAGGTAACGTTGAGGTTGGGGGCTCCAAGGCTGGCGATCATGTTCTGGCAGGCTGTGGAGAGTGCAGCCAGGCAACTCTGGCCGAACAGGTTGTCCTTGGAGCTGGGCTTGTTGAAGGAGCCCAGCGAGAGCGCGCCCAGCTTACTGGCCGAGGTGCGCTGGCTGGGCTGGAAATCAGGCTGCTGCGGGTAtgcgcccccgccgccgccgccgccgcccgtgctgccgccgcccccgcccgcgCTCGGGGGCGAGTTCACGCCTGGGCCGCTGTGCGGCGTGGCCTGCCGGTTCGCTGCGCCGAACGGGAAGCCAGGCTGGCCCCCGAGCGCTGGCGCTGTGAAATCGGGCGGCTGGGGCCGGCGCTCGGAGGGAGCGCTGggcagccccaccccagccccgggCGACTGCAGCTGCCCCAGGCTGGCCAGGCTGCCCCCGAACTGCAGGCCAGGGGAGGGCAGCGCGGGCACGTGGCCCTCTCCGGGCATCCTCAGCGGCTCCTGCAGAGAGCCCCGGAACAGCACCCCCGAGCCACCGGGCGGAGGGGGCGGCGCCAGTCCGGGGTCGTGCGGGCCGCAGTCAGCGGGCAGGCCTGAACCTCCCATCCTGCGGGGCAGCAAGTCACCCGGCGGCGGGTGCGGACCTGGGAACCATGCACTCTCCTGCGCCAAGTGCTGAGCCTGCTGCTCGAACGTGCCCAGGCGCCCGGCGCCCGCGCCGCCGCTTTCGCGCTCAAAGTTCGGCTGGGCCAAGCCGCCCACTGGGCCGCTGTGCACCAGGCCGCCCTGGCCCACGTCCCCGGGGTGGCCTAGCTGGGCCAGGTTGGGCTGGCGCAGCCGCTGCTGCTGATTCCGCGATGCCATCTGCTTGATCATGAGGGCCGCGTTTTGgcgttgctgctgctgttgctgctgctgctgctgctgctgctgttgctgctgctgctgctgctgctgcagggaCTGGTGGTCCGGGGCCGGATGCTGCAGGGGTGGCCCCGAGGGGAAGCTGTCGGGCACAGGCGGCGTGAACTCGCCGGGTAGGCCGGAATAGGCTGAGGGCGAGAGGTGGTTGTCCAGAGCGCCGTTGTGCATGCTGCCGTTCCACGAAGCGCAGCGATCCACTCCCGCGCTGCCCGGGAAGTCAAAGCGCGGCCTCTTGGCCACATTCATGTAGGGGGGTGCGTCGAAATGCTGCAGCCGCTGGTTGGGCGTCTGCTGCGGAGGAGGGTGCTGCATGTTGAATACAGGCTCAGAATAAGGGTGCATGCTCCGGTTCTCCAGCCGGTGGATGGGGTACTCGAACTGCGCGTGTTGGCTGGGCAGCATGGGGCCCCCGTCCTGCAGGCCGCCGCTGGGCGTGCCCGCCTCGCCCTGCTGGGGACGCGGGAGCGCAGGCGGACACGAATTTTGCCGGACCAGAAGcccaggcggcggcggcggcggcggcggcggctgttGCTGctgcggaggcggcggcggcggctgctgcgGGGGCTGctgcggaggcggcggcggggccTGCTGGGGAGGCTGCATTAACGGGTGCCTGGAGCCTACTGCAGGCTCCAGACCCACGGGCATCTTGCGGGTCCCGCCGAACCTCTCG
This genomic window contains:
- the MN1 gene encoding transcriptional activator MN1 is translated as MFGLDQFEPQINSRNAGQGERNFNEAGLSMNAHFKAPAFHAGGPPGPVDPAMSGLGESPILGMNMEPYGFHARGHSELHAGGLQAQPVHGFFGGQQPHHGHPGGHHPHQHHPHFGGNFGGSDPGASCLHGGRLLGYGGAAGGLGSQPPFAEGYDHLAESQGPESFGPQRPGNLPDFHSSGASGHAVPAPCLPLDQSPNRAASFHGLPASSGSDSHSLEPRRVANQGAVDSLEYNYPGEPPSGHFDMFSPSDSEGQLPHYAAGRQVPGGSFPGASAMPRAAGMVGLSKMHAQQQQQQQQQHGVFFERFGGTRKMPVGLEPAVGSRHPLMQPPQQAPPPPPQQPPQQPPPPPPQQQQPPPPPPPPPGLLVRQNSCPPALPRPQQGEAGTPSGGLQDGGPMLPSQHAQFEYPIHRLENRSMHPYSEPVFNMQHPPPQQTPNQRLQHFDAPPYMNVAKRPRFDFPGSAGVDRCASWNGSMHNGALDNHLSPSAYSGLPGEFTPPVPDSFPSGPPLQHPAPDHQSLQQQQQQQQQQQQQQQQQQQQQRQNAALMIKQMASRNQQQRLRQPNLAQLGHPGDVGQGGLVHSGPVGGLAQPNFERESGGAGAGRLGTFEQQAQHLAQESAWFPGPHPPPGDLLPRRMGGSGLPADCGPHDPGLAPPPPPGGSGVLFRGSLQEPLRMPGEGHVPALPSPGLQFGGSLASLGQLQSPGAGVGLPSAPSERRPQPPDFTAPALGGQPGFPFGAANRQATPHSGPGVNSPPSAGGGGGSTGGGGGGGGAYPQQPDFQPSQRTSASKLGALSLGSFNKPSSKDNLFGQSCLAALSTACQNMIASLGAPNLNVTFNKKNPPEGKRKLSQNETDGAAMASNPGSDYFPGGTAPGAAGPGGQSGTSSSGSKASGPPNPPAQGDGTSLSPNYTLESTSGNDGKPVPGGGGRGRGRRKRDSGHVSPGTFFDKYSAAPDSGGAPGVSPGQQQAPGAAVGGSSTGEARGAPTPHEKALTSPSWGKGAELLLGDQPDLMASLDGGAKSDGSSPHAGEFASDEVSTSYANEDEVSSSSDNPPALAKASRSPLVTGSPKLPPRGLGAGEHGPKAPPAPLGLGILSTSTSTPDSYGGGGTGHPGTPGLEQVRTPTSSSGAPPPDEIHPLEILQAQIQLQRQQFSISEDQPLGLKGGKKGECAVGASGAQNGDSELGSCCSEAVKSAMSTIDLDSLMAEHSATWYLPADKALVDGADEDKTLAPWEKAKPQNPNSKEAHDLPPNKASATQPGSHLQCLSVHCTDDVGDAKARASVPTWRSLHSDISNRFGTFVAALT